One part of the Chitinivibrionia bacterium genome encodes these proteins:
- a CDS encoding SPFH domain-containing protein, whose product MSGIFQVIKYEGDNSTFVWKSPIENFNIGSQLIVHESQEAVFFMNGQALDLFGPGRHTLETQNIPLVRGVINKKTDGETPFRAEVYFINKVEQPAIKWGTDSQVQYMEPTYKFPLKIGASGEMSLRVEDSRKLLVKIVGKEKQFTQANLVQMFRAFLMVKVKPYLAQTMQKSEFGIFEIDSQMGELSQVLHNQLIPDFVDYGLSLERFFITTIVKPEGDKAYEKFRDIHIRQYSDVAEAQLRQKIGVIDQQTEAQKMVIESQAIATKRAQEGYTYQHERGFDVAEKVAQNEGAGNFSSAGIGLGMMGGVAGGMGGMIAGITTNALGNVAPNATGIGIITPTATPAPQTSQEQSGGDMAEFKQKLEKLKLAKEMEMLSDEEFETQRKTLLGL is encoded by the coding sequence ATGTCAGGCATTTTTCAAGTAATTAAATACGAAGGTGATAACAGCACTTTCGTTTGGAAGTCGCCGATTGAGAATTTCAATATCGGCAGTCAGTTAATTGTTCACGAATCGCAGGAAGCGGTGTTTTTTATGAACGGGCAGGCGTTGGACTTGTTCGGTCCGGGACGGCACACCTTAGAAACGCAAAATATACCGTTGGTTAGAGGTGTTATCAATAAAAAAACCGACGGAGAAACTCCGTTTCGCGCCGAAGTGTATTTCATAAACAAGGTTGAGCAACCTGCGATAAAGTGGGGAACGGACAGCCAAGTTCAGTATATGGAGCCGACATACAAATTTCCGTTAAAAATAGGGGCTTCGGGCGAAATGTCTTTGCGCGTTGAGGACTCGCGAAAGTTGCTCGTTAAAATTGTCGGCAAAGAAAAACAATTTACACAGGCAAATCTTGTGCAGATGTTTCGCGCTTTTTTAATGGTAAAAGTTAAGCCGTATCTCGCGCAAACTATGCAAAAAAGCGAGTTCGGCATTTTTGAAATCGACTCGCAAATGGGCGAACTGTCGCAAGTTCTGCACAATCAACTGATACCCGATTTTGTCGATTACGGATTATCGCTCGAACGATTTTTTATAACAACTATCGTAAAACCCGAGGGCGATAAGGCGTATGAAAAATTTCGCGATATACATATTCGCCAATATTCCGACGTTGCCGAGGCGCAACTCAGGCAAAAAATCGGCGTAATCGACCAGCAAACCGAAGCGCAAAAAATGGTTATAGAATCGCAGGCAATAGCGACAAAGCGCGCGCAAGAGGGATACACATATCAACACGAACGAGGCTTTGACGTAGCCGAAAAAGTTGCTCAAAACGAGGGCGCGGGTAATTTTTCGAGCGCGGGAATAGGGCTTGGAATGATGGGAGGCGTTGCAGGCGGTATGGGCGGAATGATAGCGGGAATAACGACAAACGCACTCGGAAACGTCGCGCCGAATGCAACGGGAATCGGCATAATTACACCGACGGCAACCCCCGCGCCACAAACGTCGCAAGAACAATCGGGCGGCGATATGGCGGAATTCAAGCAAAAACTTGAAAAATTAAAGTTGGCAAAAGAAATGGAAATGCTTAGCGACGAAGAATTTGAAACACAACGAAAAACGCTTTTAGGGCTGTAA
- a CDS encoding toll/interleukin-1 receptor domain-containing protein, producing the protein MTILKCKMCGGDIRATDETYGNCDSCGSTMTLPKANDEQMLNLFNRANHLRRLNEFDKAVAAYENILNIDASSAEAHWGLVLSKYGIEYVEDEKTGKRVPTCHRVQSEPILSDADYIFAVENAQDEYTKSLYEEEAEQIAEIQKGILAISSKEKPYDVFICYKETTSGGSRTKDSALAQDLYYHLEKEGFKIFFSRISLEKKLGQEYEPYIFNALNTAKVMLVIGTKSEHFNAVWVKNEWSRFLSLVKKDKSRLLIPCFRDMDAYDLPEEMAMLQSQDMSKIGFAQDVIHGIKKVLEGAKEKSSQGGVAAVAASPNIESLMKRGWLALEDYDWDKAHVFFDRVLDINPEYAPAYVGCLCAELEVKKEEDLAKSEYSLEDNPNYKKALRFADEALNTDLQLYNIKCEPYVKSREKREQYARNEENYNLYRSLYNGCCQGNGITENGKNVNDVWRTLAKWFRELNGHKDSEVWAKKCDKKAEDIDNAIRYAVQQEKFTQWMTIIIVCLLLGGCFLFCSNL; encoded by the coding sequence ATGACAATCCTAAAATGCAAAATGTGCGGCGGCGATATTCGGGCAACCGATGAAACTTACGGAAATTGCGATTCTTGCGGCTCTACAATGACTTTGCCGAAAGCGAACGACGAGCAAATGCTTAATCTTTTTAACCGCGCAAACCACCTGCGCCGCCTTAACGAATTCGACAAAGCCGTCGCCGCTTATGAAAATATTCTTAATATCGACGCATCGTCCGCAGAGGCGCATTGGGGCTTGGTATTATCTAAATACGGCATAGAATACGTGGAAGATGAAAAAACAGGCAAGCGTGTTCCAACCTGCCATAGAGTTCAGAGCGAGCCGATTTTAAGCGATGCAGATTACATTTTCGCAGTCGAAAACGCGCAAGATGAATACACAAAAAGTTTATACGAAGAAGAAGCGGAACAAATCGCTGAAATACAAAAAGGCATTTTGGCGATTTCGAGCAAAGAAAAACCTTACGACGTGTTTATTTGCTACAAAGAAACCACAAGCGGCGGCAGTCGAACGAAAGACAGCGCGCTTGCGCAAGATTTGTATTATCATTTAGAAAAGGAAGGCTTTAAGATTTTCTTTTCGCGAATTTCCTTAGAGAAAAAACTCGGACAAGAATATGAGCCGTATATATTTAACGCACTCAACACCGCAAAAGTGATGTTGGTCATCGGCACAAAATCCGAACATTTTAACGCCGTATGGGTAAAAAACGAATGGAGCCGATTTTTATCCCTCGTCAAAAAAGACAAATCCCGCCTGCTAATTCCTTGTTTCCGCGATATGGATGCTTACGATTTACCCGAAGAAATGGCAATGTTGCAGTCGCAAGATATGTCAAAAATCGGCTTTGCGCAAGATGTTATTCACGGGATAAAAAAGGTTTTGGAGGGTGCGAAAGAGAAATCTTCGCAAGGAGGCGTGGCAGCGGTAGCGGCATCTCCGAATATAGAATCTCTTATGAAACGCGGTTGGCTGGCTTTGGAAGATTACGATTGGGATAAAGCGCACGTTTTTTTTGACCGTGTTTTAGATATAAACCCTGAATATGCGCCCGCGTATGTCGGTTGCTTGTGCGCAGAATTAGAGGTCAAAAAAGAAGAAGATTTAGCTAAAAGCGAATATTCCTTAGAGGACAATCCAAACTACAAAAAAGCATTACGATTTGCCGATGAAGCGCTTAATACAGATTTACAACTCTATAATATAAAATGTGAGCCGTATGTAAAGTCAAGAGAAAAACGCGAACAATATGCCCGAAATGAAGAAAATTACAATCTCTATCGATCTTTATATAACGGATGTTGCCAAGGCAACGGAATTACCGAAAATGGAAAAAACGTTAATGATGTGTGGCGAACTCTTGCTAAATGGTTTCGAGAGTTGAACGGGCATAAAGATTCTGAAGTATGGGCGAAAAAGTGTGATAAAAAGGCAGAGGATATTGATAACGCTATAAGATATGCAGTACAACAAGAGAAATTTACACAATGGATGACTATCATTATTGTTTGTTTGTTGTTAGGCGGTTGCTTTTTATTTTGCAGTAATCTATAA
- a CDS encoding McrC family protein, translating to MSKPTKIITIREFDEILRENDDKTSFSALENFILSNKNNSETDTLELLKLSAKKGVGKVISAKNYVGIITLKNGTTIEILPKIANLDDDNDTTKKIFLKMLKTLKNSPFKEFNTSNLKTEKFTLLEIFIKMFLDKVSLLTRQGLKSAYVETEENESFYKGKLLVSQNIRHNLANKERFFVRFDEFSINRPENKLIKSTLKYLLGQTRTQTNQNEITKLLTHFELVDFSNNYDTDFSKVSTNRSMKNYSELINCCKIFLKGNSFTAFSGSETAIALLFPMEKIFESYVAALFRKYLPQDFTIYTQDSGYYLFEENKKFRLKPDIVITSPKGEKIILDTKWKLLSLNENNYGISQADMYQMYAYGKKYGAKKVILLYPNPNFDIEKEITYTANDDVKVEVLFVNLKHVPLEISKTLLFFAVYS from the coding sequence ATGTCAAAACCTACGAAAATAATAACGATTAGGGAATTTGACGAGATATTGCGTGAAAATGATGACAAAACGTCTTTTTCGGCTCTTGAAAATTTCATTTTATCAAACAAAAATAATTCCGAAACCGATACGCTTGAATTGCTGAAATTATCGGCAAAAAAAGGTGTCGGCAAAGTAATCTCTGCTAAAAATTACGTGGGAATTATTACGTTAAAAAATGGAACAACAATTGAGATATTGCCGAAAATCGCAAATCTTGACGACGATAACGACACGACAAAAAAGATTTTTCTGAAAATGCTTAAAACGCTCAAAAATTCACCCTTTAAGGAGTTTAACACTTCAAATCTGAAAACAGAAAAATTTACCTTATTGGAAATATTCATAAAAATGTTTTTGGATAAAGTCAGTTTGCTGACAAGACAAGGATTAAAATCAGCATACGTCGAAACCGAAGAAAATGAAAGTTTCTATAAAGGAAAATTACTTGTATCGCAGAATATTCGCCATAATCTCGCGAACAAAGAGCGGTTTTTTGTGCGTTTCGACGAATTCAGCATAAATCGCCCCGAAAATAAATTGATAAAATCCACGCTGAAATACCTGCTCGGTCAAACTCGAACACAAACAAATCAAAACGAAATAACCAAACTTTTAACGCATTTTGAATTAGTTGATTTTTCAAACAATTATGATACGGATTTTTCCAAAGTATCGACAAATCGTTCAATGAAAAACTACTCCGAACTAATAAATTGCTGTAAAATATTCTTGAAAGGAAATAGTTTTACGGCATTTTCAGGAAGCGAAACAGCAATCGCTTTATTATTCCCGATGGAAAAAATTTTTGAGAGTTATGTCGCGGCGTTATTCAGAAAATATTTGCCGCAAGATTTTACGATTTATACGCAAGACAGCGGATATTATTTATTTGAAGAAAACAAAAAATTTCGCCTAAAACCCGATATTGTGATAACCTCCCCAAAAGGCGAAAAAATTATATTAGACACCAAATGGAAATTGCTTTCGCTAAACGAGAACAACTATGGCATTTCGCAAGCCGATATGTATCAAATGTATGCTTACGGCAAGAAATACGGAGCAAAAAAAGTTATACTGCTTTATCCTAATCCAAATTTCGACATTGAAAAGGAAATC
- a CDS encoding AAA family ATPase: MKFPTIEEYEKMSLEEREKAFAAFLKSDIATNQDTQSRYIREIKGVSSDEIAKFTEKENHFECVSVEEINEKIQEYEAYQKQQPKKKTPQIISGLKKYLKFLKQISSEKIEPNEEANLLPKNLILFGPPGTGKTYNTAIYAIAIAENRNIEDVKAEAKEDYAEVKARFNEHKENGQIAFTTFHQSYSYEEFIEGIRPNLSQNSNGNVSYNLHSGVFKNFCDKAKENEEENYVFVIDEINRGNISKIFGELITLIEDTKRLGANEEATAILPYSQENFGIPNNVYILGTMNTADRSIALLDTALRRRFDFVEMLPDTSLLNDVFVKEINIEKMLEKINKRIEALFDREHTIGHAYFLPLKQENTIEKLARIMKNKIIPLLQEYFYDDYEKIRLCLADNQKNEELQFIKRVQIANNLFGNADLELDDSFEINTSAFEKEEAYVKTYENNND, translated from the coding sequence ATGAAATTTCCGACGATTGAAGAATATGAAAAGATGAGTTTGGAAGAGCGAGAAAAGGCGTTTGCAGCTTTTCTTAAGAGCGATATCGCGACTAACCAAGATACGCAGTCAAGATATATTAGAGAAATTAAGGGAGTAAGTAGTGATGAAATTGCAAAATTCACTGAAAAAGAAAACCACTTTGAGTGCGTGAGTGTTGAAGAAATTAATGAAAAAATACAAGAGTATGAAGCGTATCAAAAGCAACAACCAAAGAAAAAAACTCCTCAAATAATTTCTGGACTGAAGAAATACCTCAAATTTCTCAAACAAATTTCCAGTGAAAAAATTGAACCAAACGAAGAAGCAAACCTATTGCCTAAAAATCTTATTTTATTCGGTCCTCCCGGAACAGGAAAAACATACAACACCGCAATTTATGCAATTGCCATTGCCGAAAACAGAAACATTGAAGATGTAAAAGCAGAAGCAAAAGAGGACTACGCCGAAGTAAAGGCGCGCTTTAACGAACACAAAGAAAACGGACAAATCGCTTTTACAACATTCCACCAATCATACTCTTACGAAGAATTTATTGAGGGAATTCGCCCAAATTTATCGCAAAATTCAAACGGCAATGTCTCATATAATTTGCACAGCGGCGTATTTAAAAATTTTTGCGACAAGGCAAAAGAAAACGAAGAGGAAAATTACGTTTTCGTTATAGACGAAATCAATCGCGGGAATATCTCTAAAATTTTCGGCGAACTTATCACGCTTATCGAAGACACAAAACGGCTCGGCGCAAACGAAGAAGCGACTGCAATTTTACCGTATTCGCAAGAAAATTTCGGTATTCCGAATAATGTTTATATACTCGGAACAATGAACACCGCCGACCGCTCCATTGCCCTATTGGACACCGCGCTTCGCCGCCGATTTGATTTTGTAGAAATGTTGCCCGATACTTCATTACTAAATGATGTCTTTGTCAAAGAAATAAACATCGAAAAAATGCTCGAAAAAATTAACAAGCGAATAGAGGCTTTATTCGACCGCGAGCACACTATCGGACACGCATACTTTTTGCCTCTAAAGCAAGAAAATACTATCGAAAAACTTGCGCGGATAATGAAAAACAAAATTATTCCGCTTTTACAAGAGTATTTTTATGACGATTACGAAAAAATTCGTCTATGTTTGGCAGATAATCAGAAAAACGAAGAATTGCAATTCATAAAAAGAGTGCAAATAGCAAATAATTTGTTCGGTAATGCCGATTTGGAATTAGACGATAGTTTTGAAATAAATACATCTGCATTTGAAAAAGAAGAGGCGTATGTCAAAACCTACGAAAATAATAACGATTAG